A single Chitinivibrionales bacterium DNA region contains:
- the der gene encoding ribosome biogenesis GTPase Der translates to NLYFSLGLGDPLPISALHGKGVADLLDVIVDRLRKLDKVKRGQGVADDSALKIAILGRPNAGKSSLVNKLLRQNRMIVDAAPGTTRDAIDSELTYNDHRVVLIDTAGLRKKSQVKDNVEYYSNLRALGSIQRSDVCILLVDAVAGLGEQDLKILDKILEFNKGSILAWNKWDIVEKDSKTFDRLSADVKKQYAELRNRPILSISALTGLRINMVLEQAFRIKEKMHYKVPSKEFSDKVYNWTRLNPHPISGGKDVRILAGKQRPAEYPLFIFYASNFKNVVPSYKRYLINKIYENYDFEGCPVRVSFRPPGRRTHQ, encoded by the coding sequence AAACCTGTATTTTTCCCTGGGCCTGGGTGATCCGCTGCCGATTTCTGCGCTCCATGGAAAAGGTGTCGCAGACCTTCTCGATGTAATTGTCGATCGTTTGCGGAAGTTGGATAAAGTAAAGCGGGGGCAAGGTGTGGCAGATGACAGTGCCTTGAAAATTGCTATTCTTGGACGGCCCAATGCCGGGAAATCTTCACTGGTAAATAAACTGCTCAGGCAGAATCGTATGATTGTTGATGCTGCTCCCGGAACTACCCGGGATGCAATTGATTCTGAGCTGACATATAATGATCACCGGGTTGTACTGATCGATACTGCCGGCTTGCGAAAAAAATCTCAGGTAAAAGATAATGTTGAATATTATTCAAATCTTCGGGCCCTGGGAAGCATTCAGCGGAGTGATGTCTGCATTTTGCTTGTTGATGCTGTTGCCGGGCTGGGAGAACAGGACCTGAAAATTCTGGATAAAATACTCGAATTCAACAAAGGTTCCATTTTAGCATGGAATAAATGGGACATTGTCGAAAAGGATTCAAAAACATTCGATCGGTTGAGCGCTGATGTCAAAAAGCAGTATGCCGAATTAAGAAATAGGCCGATCCTTTCCATTTCCGCACTTACCGGCCTGAGAATTAATATGGTTCTGGAGCAGGCTTTCAGGATAAAAGAAAAAATGCATTACAAGGTACCTTCAAAGGAGTTCAGCGATAAAGTATACAACTGGACACGTCTGAATCCTCATCCCATATCGGGGGGTAAGGATGTGAGAATCCTTGCAGGAAAACAACGTCCGGCCGAATACCCCTTATTTATCTTTTATGCATCCAATTTTAAAAATGTCGTTCCCTCGTATAAGAGATATCTTATAAATAAAATTTATGAAAACTACGACTTTGAGGGGTGTCCTGTGAGAGTATCATTCAGACCTCCCGGAAGAAGGACACATCAGTAA